TGATCCTTGGCGGTGTAGAGATTCCTTATGAAAAAGGACTGCTCGGACATTCGGATGCGGATGTGCTGCTCCATGCGATCATGGATGCGCTTCTGGGGGCGGCTGCACTGGGGGATATCGGGAAGCATTTTCCGGATACAGATCCTGCGTATAAAGGGATTTCCAGCATCAGACTGTTGGAGCATGTTGCCGATCTCTTAGAAGAACATCAGTTTCTGATTGAAAATATTGATGCAACGATCATTGCACAGAGACCAAAGATGCGTCCTTATATTGATACAATGCGCGAAAATATTGCAAAAGCATTAAAAATTGAGTCGGATCAGATTAATGTCAAGGCAACGACAGAAGAGGGACTTGGATTTACCGGAAGCGGAGAGGGGATTTCCTCTCAGGCAATCTGTATGCTGGAAAAAGTGATGAATTACAGCAGTGTGGATGTGACAGCGCAGACAGGTGGATGTGCCGGCTGTCAGGGGTGCAAAAAAGCATAGATGGGAGAACGAGGATGGAACTTCGAAGACTGGAAGAACAGGAGCACCAAAAGACCCGGAAGCTGTGGGAGGAAGTGTTTTCAGACGATACCAGGGCATTTCTGGATTATTACTATTTTATCAAGACAAAAGAGAATGAAATCTGGGTGATTGAAGAAGACGGAGAGATCCAGTCCATGCTCCAGCTGAATCCTTATCAGCTTCAGGTGGCAGAGCATCCGTTTTTATGCCGTTATATTATTGCAGTGGCCACAAGAGCACAATACAGAAGCCGGGGTTATATGAGCAGTCTTCTGCGAAAAGCGATGCAGGAGATGTATGGGAAAAAAGAGCCGTTTACATTTTTGATGCCGGCAGCAGAGGCAATCTATACTCCATATGATTTTAGGTTTGTATACAGCCAGAGGCAGGCGGTGTTTGAAAAAAAGGCAGAGACAGAATTGATCGAAGAGGAAGATGCAACAATGTTTCAGGCAGAAGAACTGGCTGCGTTTGCAAAGGAGCGGCTCTTTGGAACGGCTCGGGTATATGCAGTGAGAGACGCGCATTACTATCAGACACGCGTATTGGAGCAGCAGAGTGAAAACGGCGGAATCCGAATGCTGAAAAAAGACGGAAAGCTGGTGGGGATCTACTGCTATGCAAAAGAGGAAACCTGCGAAGTTTTAGAACCGCTGATCCTTCCGGGATATGAGACTGTATTTTGGGATTCCATATCCGGTTTGAGTGAGAAGCCGGTCAAAGTACTGGCGTGTCCGGAAGTGTTGGAGCCTTGTGCAAGGTCTGTGGAGAGGAAACCGATGATCATGGTACGGATTCTGCATCTTGAGACCTTGTTATCAGTGTTTACGGTCAAAGAGGGAGAAAGTCTTTCTTGTTCCTTTGCGGTCATTGATCCGATCTTGACTGGAAACAGCAGGATCTGGAAGCTGTGCAGTCAGGAAGATGGCAGGATACAGGTCACAGAGACGGAGGATTCTCAGGGAGTGCTGACAATCGGTGCGCTTACGGAACTTGTATTTGGCTATCGAAGTGCGGCGGACCTAAGAAAGGATCCGGACGTATGTCTTGGCAGAGAGCTGGAGTGTGAGCTGGAGAAAATTTCACCGCTCTCTCCGGTATTCTTGAATGAGATTGTGTGAAAGAAGTTGACAAAACAGAAAATTTTGCATAAGATATAATCTGGACTAAGAAATAAAAGCAAAGGCTTAGAACGAAAAGAGTATCTGGTCATACGCTCACAGAGAGGAATTGTCACCGGCTGAAAGCAATTCCGGGAAAGCGGCCAAAGAAGTGCATTCGGGAGCTGATTCTGCGAACACACAAAGAGTGTCAGTAGCAGGGTACGTGTCGCATACGTTACGTGCAATGAGTGAAAGAACCAGATTCTTTTAATAGAGTGGAACCGCGGAAGAACTTCGTCTCTAAGTTGTAGAGATGAAGTTTTTTTGTTTTAAAATGGCAGAAAAGTCAGGAGGATGTCATATGGGAATGCTGTCTTATATCCGGGAAGAAATCCGGGTGGTGAAAGAACGTGACCCGGCGATCAAATCGAGTATGGAAGTGCTGTTATATCCCAGTTTTAAGGTGATCTTGCGATATCGGGTAGCGCATAAATTATATCTGAAAAAGCATTATTTTCTGGCCAGATGGATTTCCCAGCGTGCAGCCAGAAAAACGGGAATCGAGATCCATCCGGGCGCACAGATCGGGAAAGGGCTGTTTATTGATCACGGAAGCGGAGTGATTATCGGTGAGACCACAGTGATCGGAGATAACGTGACTTTGTATCAGGGGGTGACTCTTGGCGGTACCGGGAAAGAGCAGGGAAAGCGGCATCCTACATTGGAGGATAATGTCATGGTCAGTGCAGGCGCAAAGATATTGGGTTCTTTTACAATCGGAGAGAATTCAAAAATCGGAGCCGGTTCGGTTGTGCTGGAAGAGGTGCCACCGAATTGTACCGTAGTGGGAGTTCCGGGAAGAATCGTAAAGAGAGATGACAAAAAGGTGCTTCGAAGTGAAATGGATCAAATCAACCTTCCGGATCCGGTGCTCAGTGATATCAGAGAACTTCAGAAAGAGAGCAGAGAGCTTCACGATCAGCTGACGGAGATGGTACAGAAAATGAGATGTATGAAACAATGTAAAACAGAACAGACGGGAGAGGAGAAAAAAGATGAAACTGTATAATACAATGTCAAAAACAAAGGAAGAGTTCGTTCCATTGGAAGAAGGAAAAGTAAAGATGTATGTCTGCGGACCTACTGTTTACAACTTCATCCATATCGGAAATGCAAGACCGATGATCGTGTTTGATACGGTCAGAAGATATTTTGAATATAAAGGATACGATGTGAATTTTGTATCCAACTTTACAGACGTAGATGATAAGATCATCAAAAAAGCCAACGAGGAAGGTGTGACAGCAGAAGAGATTTCCAAACGCTATATTGAAGAGTGCAAAAAAGATATGGAAGGGATGAATGTCAAGCCTGCCACCAAAAATCCTCTGGCAACAGAAGAAATCGGCGGCATGATCGATATGATCCAGACGCTGATCGACAAGGGCTATGCTTATGAAAAGAATGGAACAGTTTATTACCGTACCAGAAAATTTGAAGGGTATGGAAAGCTGTCACATAAAAATCTGGACGATCTGCAGTCCGGCGGACGTTCCCTTCTCGTGACGGGAGAAGATGAAAAAGAGGATTCTCTGGACTTTGTACTCTGGAAACCGAAAAAAGAGGGAGAACCTGCATGGGAGTCACCATGGAGTGAAGGGCGTCCTGGATGGCACATCGAGTGCTCGGAAATGTCCAAAAAGTATTTGGGAGAGCAGATTGACATTCATGCCGGTGGAGAGGATTTGATCTTCCCGCATCACGAAAATGAGATTGCACAGAGTGAGGCTGCCAACGGAAAAGATTTTTCCAAATACTGGCTGCACAACGGCTTTTTGAATATTGATAACCGCAAAATGTCCAAATCTCTTGGGAACTTCTTTACTGTACGTGAGATCGGAGAAAAATATGATCTTCAGGTACTGCGTTTCTTTATGCTGAGTGCGCACTACAGAAGTCCGCTGAACTTCAGTGCAGAATTGATGGAGGCAGCAAAGAACGGTCTGGAGCGTATCGTGACAGCAGCAGAACATTTGAAATTCCTGCTCGAAGGCGCAAAAACAGAGAATATGACAGAAAAAGAGCAGGCAAAGATTGTAAAAAGTCAGGAATTTACCCGGAAATTCGAAAAAGCCATGGATGATGATTTCAATACAGCAGATGCAATCGCGGCAGTGTTTGACTTGGTGAAATTTATCAACACAAATACAGACGGGGAAAGCTCTAAAGAATATCTGCAAAACCTGTTGAGCCAGCTTGTCGCATTGACAGATGTACTTGGAATTATCGTAGAAAAAGAGCAGGAGATGCTGGCAGACGATATCGAGGCGCTGATTGCAGAGCGTCAGGCTGCAAGAAAAGAGAGAAATTTTGCCAGGGCAGATGAAATCCGTGACGAGCTGCTTGCAAAAGGAATCATTCTGGAAGATACAAGAGAAGGGGTAAAATGGAAAAGAGCGTAAATTTTGAATTCAGAGATCTGATGGAAGAGATGCTGCAGTTTGATCCGGTGGATGTATCCGCATATTCTCCGCTTGTGCTGGCTTATATTGGAGATTGTGTATATGATCTGATCATCAAGAGCATGGTGATTAATCAGGGAAACCGTCAGGTTCAGAAGCTTCACAGAGAGACCAGCGGGTATGTGCAGGCATCTGCGCAGTCATTTATGATGCGTGCCATGCAGGAACATCTGACAGAAGAAGAACATGCTGTCTATAAAAGAGGGCGGAATGCAAAATCCATATCCCCTGCTAAAAACCAGTCTATTACAGATTATCGAAGAGCAACGGGATTTGAGGCACTGGTCGGATATTTGTATTTGAAAAAGCAATATGAGAGGTTACTGACGCTTATAAAAATCGGACTGGAAAGTCTGAAAGAAAATCAGGGAGAAGAAGATGCAGGAAAATAGGAAAGAATTTGATAATACAGAGCATACCCTTGTGATTGAGGGGAGAAATGCAGTGCTCGAAGCGTTTCGTTCGGGAAAGCCGATCGATAAAGTATTTGTGCTGGACGGATGTCAGGACGGACCGGTGCGCACCATTGTAAGAGAAGCGAAAAAGCATGATACGATCATCAATTTTGTGGGAAAAGAGCGACTTTCACAGATTTCCGTGACCGGAAAGCATCAGGGTGTAATCGCATATGCGGCTGCCTATGAATATTCGGAAGTGGAGGATATGTTAAAACTGGCAGAAGAACGAGGGGAAGATCCGTTTTTGATTCTGCTTGATAATATCGAAGATCCTCACAATCTGGGTGCGATCATTCGAACTGCAAATCTGGCAGGGGCACACGGCGTGATCATTCCGAAGAGAAGAGCAGTGGGACTGACTGCGACCGTGGCAAAAACTTCTGCAGGAGCCTTAAACTATACTCCGGTCGCAAAAGTCACAAACCTGGCAAAGACAATGGAAGAATTGAAAGAAAAAGGGCTCTGGTTCGTGTGTGCGGATATGGGCGGAGAATCCATGTATCGTTTGAACCTGAAAGGACCGATTGGTCTGGTGATCGGAAATGAAGGGGAAGGCGTGGGACGTCTGGTGAAAGAAAAATGTGACTTTGTTGCCAGCATTCCGATGAAAGGTGAGATTGATTCTCTGAATGCATCGGTTGCGGCAGGAGTACTTGCTTACGAGATTGTACGTCAGAGAACGATGTAAGGATAAAATGGAGGAAATGATGCAGAGAAACCGGTATGAAATGCTGACAGATGAAAATTTGATCGAAGAGCTGCGCGGCGGGGACTCTGCGATCACAGATTTTATCATGAATAAATACAAGCCCATGGTTCGAAAGAAAGCAAGAGCCATGTTTCTTCTCGGCGGAGAGAATGAAGATCTCATCCAGGAAGGGATGATCGGGCTTTTTAAAGCAATCCGTGATTATGAGACCAGGCAGGGAACATCCTTTGCAAGCTTTGCCGAACTGTGTGTCTCAAGGCAGATGTACAGTGCGATCGAGGCATCTCAGAGAAAGAAGCACCTTCCGCTGAATTCGTATGTTTCATTGTACGAAGAATCCGTGGAGGAAGGAAAGAAGGTTCCTCTGATCGATACCATTGAACCACAGGAGGAAAATAATCCGGAAGCATTGTATTTTGGAAAAGAGTTTACCGAGATTTTTTCAGAACGGCTGAAGGAGAATTTAAGTACGCTGGAGAATCATGTGCTGGAATTGCACCTGATGGGAACGGATTACAGGAAAATCGCAGAGCTTCTCGGAAAAAGCCCTAAGGCGGTGGATAATGCTCTGCAGAGGATTAAGAGCAAGGCACAGAAATTGCTGAAAAATGAATTGAGATAAAAAGAAGATGAATTTTATGAAGCAATGCTTGATTCTATTAGGCATGGTGGATTCATGAAGATGGAATAAAAGGTGAAAGTTTATCAAAATTATATAAAAAATATTGACAGAGCTTACCTAATTGATGTATAATATTAGTGTTGTGTTTATCACATAAGCTGCTATGGCGCAGTCGGTAGCGCGTCGCCTTGGTAAGGCGGAGGTCGGGGGTTCAAGTCCCCTTGGCAGCTTGATGAAAATAGAAATTTTTGCCTGTTTATACAAAAAGAAAAAGCCGGGATATCATCGCCGGCTGAAAAAAGGGGGAAAAGTATATATGAAAAAGCTTTTTGCTTTGTATGCATATAATATAGGCGAAAAGTGTGAGTAAACTGTGATGGTTCTATAAAAAAGAAATGAAAAATTAAAAAGAAAATAAAAACTGCGGCAATATCTCTGATCAGACAGATACTGCCGCAATTTTTATGAATTTTCTTCCTCTTCTTCTACCAGCTTTAAAATATCAGTTAAATCGCATTTCAAATATTCGCACAGTCTGGCGAGAATTTTCAGATCAATTCTGGATATCTTATTCTTACAGTAGTTGTTTAATTGGGTTCGTTGTAAATTGCAGTTTTTGCAGACGGAATTTTTGCTGATTCCTTTTTCTTTCATTACTACGTCCAAATCAATGATTATCTTATTCATATCTACACCTGCCTTTCCTAAAGTATATGTGCAGTTGTATAAAAATATAAGATGCAATATAATATAGATGTAGAAATATACACCTGTATAAAAATTATAATGGAGAATGAACGTGAAAAAGAAAAGAGATTTCAAGTATATCATAATCATAGGAGTTCTGGCAGCGACGGGGTGGTTCCTTTTCCAGCAGAAACCGGACGTGCGGTCTACTACAGTCACTCATACAGATGGAGAGTACAGGCTTTGGGTAGAGGTGAATGCGAACAGATGGACGATAGAAAACAGAGAGCAGTTTGCAGAAAAGTTGTTGAAAATGGTGGATGAAAATACATTTCAAAAGGTGCATTTCAGTGAAGATCTGGAAGAGCCGCACTGTATTATTTTCCGGGTATATCTCATGCCGTATCATTCGAACTGGGCATTTGAGGTGTACTGCCGCAAGCAGAAAAAGGACACGCATCGTTGGGAGATACGTGTCCGCGAGAATCATTTATAATGTTTCAGAATCTAAAATGATCGTAAATGGTCCGTCATTAACAAGTGCAACCTTCATATCTGCACCAAATTCGCCGGTTTTCACGCAGGAAACAGACTGGCGGCATTTTGTGATGATATATTCATAGAGGGCATTGGCTTTATCAGGAGCACCTGCTTCGATAAAGCTTGGACGGTTGCCCTTTTTGCAATTGGCATACAGTGTGAACTGAGAAACCAGAAGAAGGCTCCCGTTTACATCTGCAAGAGAAAGGTTGGTCTTTCCGTTTTCATCTTCGAAAATGCGCAGTCCGATCATTTTTTTGATCAGTTTGTCAGCAGTTTCCTGTGTGTCTGAATCAGAAACTCCGATCAATACCAGAAATCCTTTCTGGATTTTTCCGATGGTCTGATCTTCGACAGTTACGGAAGCTTCTGATACTCTCTGGATAATAAATCTCATCTGTAGAATCTCCTGTCTGTTTTATTTGATAATCCGGATCTCTCCGATTTTGTGGATTTCCTTTTTGGGCGCGTCTGCCGGATATCCCAGAGCAGCCATTCCGTATACGACATGATCGGAAGGAATTTCAAACTCATCAAGCAGAGCACGGACTTCAGGATCATCACAGAGTGTGCGGAGCTGATTGATCCAGACAGAACCGATTCCGAAGGAATGTGCAGCCAGAAAGATGTTTTCCAGGGCACATGCATTGTCTTCCATACCGTGTGGATTTTCTTTTTGGTTGGAAGGGATGATAAGAACCTGCGGACGGTACATATCATAGCCCTTTCGTCCAAGTTTTCGTCCGATGAGTTCTGCCAGCTGCTGGATTTTTTCCTGATTGCAGAGAACCGTAAACTTCCAGGTCTGCTTGCCCATACCGCTTGGGGCATAGATGGCAGCCTGCA
This window of the Mediterraneibacter gnavus ATCC 29149 genome carries:
- the dtd gene encoding D-aminoacyl-tRNA deacylase — encoded protein: MRFIIQRVSEASVTVEDQTIGKIQKGFLVLIGVSDSDTQETADKLIKKMIGLRIFEDENGKTNLSLADVNGSLLLVSQFTLYANCKKGNRPSFIEAGAPDKANALYEYIITKCRQSVSCVKTGEFGADMKVALVNDGPFTIILDSETL
- a CDS encoding nitroreductase family protein gives rise to the protein MNAIIENLLTRRSTRAFLQKEIPDNELNEILQAAIYAPSGMGKQTWKFTVLCNQEKIQQLAELIGRKLGRKGYDMYRPQVLIIPSNQKENPHGMEDNACALENIFLAAHSFGIGSVWINQLRTLCDDPEVRALLDEFEIPSDHVVYGMAALGYPADAPKKEIHKIGEIRIIK
- the ispF gene encoding 2-C-methyl-D-erythritol 2,4-cyclodiphosphate synthase yields the protein MRIGMGYDVHKLVEGRKLILGGVEIPYEKGLLGHSDADVLLHAIMDALLGAAALGDIGKHFPDTDPAYKGISSIRLLEHVADLLEEHQFLIENIDATIIAQRPKMRPYIDTMRENIAKALKIESDQINVKATTEEGLGFTGSGEGISSQAICMLEKVMNYSSVDVTAQTGGCAGCQGCKKA
- a CDS encoding Mini-ribonuclease 3 — encoded protein: MEKSVNFEFRDLMEEMLQFDPVDVSAYSPLVLAYIGDCVYDLIIKSMVINQGNRQVQKLHRETSGYVQASAQSFMMRAMQEHLTEEEHAVYKRGRNAKSISPAKNQSITDYRRATGFEALVGYLYLKKQYERLLTLIKIGLESLKENQGEEDAGK
- the cysS gene encoding cysteine--tRNA ligase; its protein translation is MKLYNTMSKTKEEFVPLEEGKVKMYVCGPTVYNFIHIGNARPMIVFDTVRRYFEYKGYDVNFVSNFTDVDDKIIKKANEEGVTAEEISKRYIEECKKDMEGMNVKPATKNPLATEEIGGMIDMIQTLIDKGYAYEKNGTVYYRTRKFEGYGKLSHKNLDDLQSGGRSLLVTGEDEKEDSLDFVLWKPKKEGEPAWESPWSEGRPGWHIECSEMSKKYLGEQIDIHAGGEDLIFPHHENEIAQSEAANGKDFSKYWLHNGFLNIDNRKMSKSLGNFFTVREIGEKYDLQVLRFFMLSAHYRSPLNFSAELMEAAKNGLERIVTAAEHLKFLLEGAKTENMTEKEQAKIVKSQEFTRKFEKAMDDDFNTADAIAAVFDLVKFINTNTDGESSKEYLQNLLSQLVALTDVLGIIVEKEQEMLADDIEALIAERQAARKERNFARADEIRDELLAKGIILEDTREGVKWKRA
- the sigH gene encoding RNA polymerase sporulation sigma factor SigH, giving the protein MQRNRYEMLTDENLIEELRGGDSAITDFIMNKYKPMVRKKARAMFLLGGENEDLIQEGMIGLFKAIRDYETRQGTSFASFAELCVSRQMYSAIEASQRKKHLPLNSYVSLYEESVEEGKKVPLIDTIEPQEENNPEALYFGKEFTEIFSERLKENLSTLENHVLELHLMGTDYRKIAELLGKSPKAVDNALQRIKSKAQKLLKNELR
- a CDS encoding GNAT family N-acetyltransferase, which codes for MELRRLEEQEHQKTRKLWEEVFSDDTRAFLDYYYFIKTKENEIWVIEEDGEIQSMLQLNPYQLQVAEHPFLCRYIIAVATRAQYRSRGYMSSLLRKAMQEMYGKKEPFTFLMPAAEAIYTPYDFRFVYSQRQAVFEKKAETELIEEEDATMFQAEELAAFAKERLFGTARVYAVRDAHYYQTRVLEQQSENGGIRMLKKDGKLVGIYCYAKEETCEVLEPLILPGYETVFWDSISGLSEKPVKVLACPEVLEPCARSVERKPMIMVRILHLETLLSVFTVKEGESLSCSFAVIDPILTGNSRIWKLCSQEDGRIQVTETEDSQGVLTIGALTELVFGYRSAADLRKDPDVCLGRELECELEKISPLSPVFLNEIV
- the epsC gene encoding serine O-acetyltransferase EpsC; translation: MGMLSYIREEIRVVKERDPAIKSSMEVLLYPSFKVILRYRVAHKLYLKKHYFLARWISQRAARKTGIEIHPGAQIGKGLFIDHGSGVIIGETTVIGDNVTLYQGVTLGGTGKEQGKRHPTLEDNVMVSAGAKILGSFTIGENSKIGAGSVVLEEVPPNCTVVGVPGRIVKRDDKKVLRSEMDQINLPDPVLSDIRELQKESRELHDQLTEMVQKMRCMKQCKTEQTGEEKKDETV
- a CDS encoding helix-turn-helix domain-containing protein, which produces MNKIIIDLDVVMKEKGISKNSVCKNCNLQRTQLNNYCKNKISRIDLKILARLCEYLKCDLTDILKLVEEEEENS
- the rlmB gene encoding 23S rRNA (guanosine(2251)-2'-O)-methyltransferase RlmB, translating into MQENRKEFDNTEHTLVIEGRNAVLEAFRSGKPIDKVFVLDGCQDGPVRTIVREAKKHDTIINFVGKERLSQISVTGKHQGVIAYAAAYEYSEVEDMLKLAEERGEDPFLILLDNIEDPHNLGAIIRTANLAGAHGVIIPKRRAVGLTATVAKTSAGALNYTPVAKVTNLAKTMEELKEKGLWFVCADMGGESMYRLNLKGPIGLVIGNEGEGVGRLVKEKCDFVASIPMKGEIDSLNASVAAGVLAYEIVRQRTM